In Daphnia magna isolate NIES linkage group LG5, ASM2063170v1.1, whole genome shotgun sequence, a single genomic region encodes these proteins:
- the LOC116923537 gene encoding TRAF3-interacting protein 1, whose product MTSEEVDSLVIQRTQQKLGKYIQRPHLTDKLLKRPPFRFIHDIITAVISQYGILENVFTKQELVSENIKEKEDKIAFLQKFISHISSELGENLNIKPSKIVAGIEAEKTNDLLQALALVLENKQNSNSQSKSNNSESKNNSNLHSSTKPAKNVIKKNALPGNMSKGNSVSKIIAKAETVHKQAAINKTKDIAKIGASKSNQGSSSKPSLAGMPNKKTSKLDETKKEPAASDMKPDIATKQTKPIPSVSAKSNHSFRISKDNTATPRSVEPLENPHKNQTVIDDEDIADTIVPLDYTSNVDDEPVKDTSALPVDGDDKSQIPPDFPSIDSGITIEQPVDTLNIQTTKSAAMQDLQDEGFGVEDSTEAQELPGVLSSSVAQLSPPQSNILNAFEKPIPDRTMNLNMPLKRPASGHRPKSSRRPPSRNSRDRLSVIQQESRPMTSQVPRVIIEGNPMSDDEEDRIVQAAVFDQATADLSQAGADELMGGAQGKLVEQILSAQREWDPLTDMDPGNRDKSSSSVQVQHLKNMIQEMTQTALPLGQLIPLIHEDMDTVHQEWQFWKREADLLEEEYQREKTSIDTVVEKLRAELEQLDRAVLEHQMKLNTVKAAAIKTEKDVSLVILNFAKKR is encoded by the exons ATGACGAGTGAGGAGGTAGATTCTCTTGTCATCCAGCGCACTCAGCAAAAGTTGGGAAAGTACATTCAACGACCTCACTTGACTGATAAACTGCTAAAGCGCCCACCTTTCCGTTTTATTCATGACATTATAACGGCA GTTATTAGCCAATATGGAATtcttgaaaatgttttcaccAAACAAGAGTTGGTTTCTGAGAACattaaagaaaaggaagatAAAATTGCATTCCTGCAAAAGTTCATTTCACATATAT cATCTGAACTTggtgaaaatttaaatatcaaGCCATCAAAGATAGTGGCTGGTATTgaagcagaaaaaacaaatgatttaCTTCAGGCACTGGCTTTGgtacttgaaaacaagcaAAACAGCAACTCTCAATCAAAAAGTAACAACTCTGAATCAAAGAACAACAGCAACTTGCACTCCTCAACAAAACCTGCAAAAAATG TTATCAAGAAAAATGCACTGCCTGGCAACATGTCTAAAGGAAACAGCGTGTCTAAAATAATTGCAAAAGCCGAAACCGTACACAAACAGGCGgctattaacaaaactaaagaCATTGCCAAAATCGGAGCCAGTAAATCAAATCAAGGTTCCTCTTCAAAGCCTTCTTTGGCTGGAATGCCCAATAAGAAAACTAGTAAACTTGACGAAACTAAAAAAGAGCCTGCTGCAAGTGACATGAAGCCTGACATCGCAACCAAACAAACGAAACCAATTCCTAGTGTCTCAGCGAAATCAAATCATTCGTTCCGAATCTCCAAAGATAACACAGCAACGCCACGTAGCGTTGAGCCACTAGAAAATCCTCATAAAAATCAGACAGTTATTGACGATGAAGACATTGCTGATACGATTGTACCCCTAGATTATACGAGCAACGTTGACGATGAACCCGTCAAAGATACATCAGCTCTCCCTGTCGATGGTGATGATAAATCTCAAATACCTCCAGACTTCCCCTCTATAGACAGCGGTATTACGATTGAGCAACCTGTGGACACTTTGAAT ATTCAAACTACAAAATCCGCAGCCATGCAAGATCTTCAAGACGAAG GGTTTGGTGTAGAAGATTCCACTGAAGCGCAGGAGTTACCAG GGGTGCTTTCGAGTAGTGTCGCCCAGCTATCGCCACCTCAATCTAATATTTTGAATGCGTTCGAAAAACCAATACCCGATCGAACTATGAATCTCAATATGCCTCTTAAACGGCCAGCCAGCGGACACCGGCCAAAAAGCTCGCGACGTCCCCCTTCAAGAAACTCAAGAGATAGACTTTCAGTCATTCAACAGGAAAGCAG ACCGATGACTAGCCAAGTGCCTCGAGTGATAATCGAGGGTAATCCGATGTCAGACGACGAGGAAGATAGAATAGTTCAGGCTGCCGTTTTTGATCAAGCCACGGCCGATCTGTCACAGGCGGGTGCTGATGAGTTGATGGGCGGTGCACAGGGTAAATTGGTCGAACAAATTCTATCTGCCCAAAGAGAATGGGATCCTCTAACAGACatg GATCCTGGAAATAGGGACAAAAGCAGCTCTTCAGTTCAAGTTCAACATCTGAAGAACATGATCCAAGAAATGACACAAACAGCACTGCCTTTAGGCCAGTTGATTCCGCTGATACATGAAGATATGGATACGGTACATCAAGAGTGGCAGTTTTGGAAGCGAGAGGCCGATTTGCTGGAGGAAGAGTATCAAAGGGAAAAAAC ATCCATCGATACCGTAGTAGAAAAACTTCGTGCTGAGCTGGAGCAATTGGACCGTGCCGTGCTCGAGCATCAAATGAAGTTAAACACGGTAAAAGCCGCAGCCATTAAAACCGAAAAAGACGTTTCACTCGTGATCTTGAATTTTGCAAAGAAGCgataa
- the LOC116923558 gene encoding solute carrier family 25 member 40 isoform X1 — protein sequence MREHIFAYVTMANTTLFDADDQRYRITPSQQMLCSCLGALTTSTLVTPLDVVKIRLQAQHRTVTPNRCFIYCNGLMDHCIVCVNGQSKALNSSISREQWYRRPGQFTGTLDAFVKIIKTEGVFSLWSGLSPTLVLALPATVVYFTAYEQLRCLMKDRQEVEKSLFYHKPVWLTSLLAGAIARTWAVTVVSPLELIRTKMQSQKLSYREIGVAVRDLVKNRGLQGLWQGLPPSLMRDVPFSALYWATYETYKKSFTSSEITMFQSFIGGALSGMLAAVVTLPFDVVKTLRQLEFGESLGSNESSRKASTTKQLFQRIYRQQGIGGLFVGLVPRIAKIAPACAIMISSFEHGKYYFTRRNKQMLEET from the exons ATGAGAGAACATATCTTTGCGTACGTGACAATGGCAAACACCACTCTATTTGACGCAGATGATCAACGCTATCGAATCACTCCTTCCCAACAGATGCTATGTTCTTGTCTCGGTGCCCTAACAACATCTACGCTTG TAACTCCGctggatgtcgtaaaaatccGACTGCAAGCACAACACAGAACAGTAACACCAAACCGCTGCTTCATCTATTGCAATGGCTTAATGGACCATTGTATAGTTTGTGTTAATGGTCAAAGCAAAGCATTAAATAGCTCTATATCAAGAGAACAATGGTACAGACGACCCGGACAATTCACAGGAACATTg GATGCATttgtaaaaattattaaaacaGAAGGTGTTTTTTCTCTATGGAGTGGCCTTTCACCAACTTTAGTTCTTGCATTACCTGCTACTGTGGTATATTTCACTGCTTATGAGCAATTAAGATGTCTAATGAAAGACCGTCAAGAGGTAGAAAAAAGTCTGTTCTACCATAAACCTGTATGGTTAACGTCTCTTCTTGCTGGCGCAATTGCAAGGACATGGGCTGTCACAGTAGTCAGTCCATTGGAATTGATTCGAACTAAAATGCAGTCACAAAAGCTTAGCTATAGAG AAATTGGCGTTGCGGTTCGTGATTTAGTGAAAAATCGGGGCCTTCAAGGATTATGGCAAGGCTTGCCTCCATCCTTGATGAGAGATGTTCCTTTTTCTG CTTTGTACTGGGCTACTTACGAGACGTATAAAAAGTCCTTCACTTCTTCAGAAATAACGATGTTCCAGAGCTTTATTGGAGGAGCATTGTCTGGAATG CTTGCTGCTGTCGTTACTCTCCCCTTCGATGTTGTGAAAACATTGAGACAGCTCGAATTTGGAGAAAGTTTAGGTTCAA ATGAATCATCGAGGAAGGCCAGCACAACCAAACAGCTGTTTCAAAGGATTTACCGGCAGCAAGGAATAGGAGGACTTTTTGTGGGATTAGTTCCACGAATAGCTAAGATAG CACCGGCTTGCGCAATCATGATATCTTCATTCGAACACGGAAAATATTATTTCACCCgtcgaaacaaacaaatgttaGAAGAAACTTGA
- the LOC116923558 gene encoding solute carrier family 25 member 40 isoform X2: MREHIFAYVTMANTTLFDADDQRYRITPSQQMLCSCLGALTTSTLVTPLDVVKIRLQAQHRTVTPNRCFIYCNGLMDHCIVCVNGQSKALNSSISREQWYRRPGQFTGTLDAFVKIIKTEGVFSLWSGLSPTLVLALPATVVYFTAYEQLRCLMKDRQEVEKSLFYHKPVWLTSLLAGAIARTWAVTVVSPLELIRTKMQSQKLSYREIGVAVRDLVKNRGLQGLWQGLPPSLMRDVPFSDESSRKASTTKQLFQRIYRQQGIGGLFVGLVPRIAKIAPACAIMISSFEHGKYYFTRRNKQMLEET; encoded by the exons ATGAGAGAACATATCTTTGCGTACGTGACAATGGCAAACACCACTCTATTTGACGCAGATGATCAACGCTATCGAATCACTCCTTCCCAACAGATGCTATGTTCTTGTCTCGGTGCCCTAACAACATCTACGCTTG TAACTCCGctggatgtcgtaaaaatccGACTGCAAGCACAACACAGAACAGTAACACCAAACCGCTGCTTCATCTATTGCAATGGCTTAATGGACCATTGTATAGTTTGTGTTAATGGTCAAAGCAAAGCATTAAATAGCTCTATATCAAGAGAACAATGGTACAGACGACCCGGACAATTCACAGGAACATTg GATGCATttgtaaaaattattaaaacaGAAGGTGTTTTTTCTCTATGGAGTGGCCTTTCACCAACTTTAGTTCTTGCATTACCTGCTACTGTGGTATATTTCACTGCTTATGAGCAATTAAGATGTCTAATGAAAGACCGTCAAGAGGTAGAAAAAAGTCTGTTCTACCATAAACCTGTATGGTTAACGTCTCTTCTTGCTGGCGCAATTGCAAGGACATGGGCTGTCACAGTAGTCAGTCCATTGGAATTGATTCGAACTAAAATGCAGTCACAAAAGCTTAGCTATAGAG AAATTGGCGTTGCGGTTCGTGATTTAGTGAAAAATCGGGGCCTTCAAGGATTATGGCAAGGCTTGCCTCCATCCTTGATGAGAGATGTTCCTTTTTCTG ATGAATCATCGAGGAAGGCCAGCACAACCAAACAGCTGTTTCAAAGGATTTACCGGCAGCAAGGAATAGGAGGACTTTTTGTGGGATTAGTTCCACGAATAGCTAAGATAG CACCGGCTTGCGCAATCATGATATCTTCATTCGAACACGGAAAATATTATTTCACCCgtcgaaacaaacaaatgttaGAAGAAACTTGA
- the LOC116923558 gene encoding solute carrier family 25 member 40 isoform X3 encodes MREHIFAYVTMANTTLFDADDQRYRITPSQQMLCSCLGALTTSTLVTPLDVVKIRLQAQHRTVTPNRCFIYCNGLMDHCIVCVNGQSKALNSSISREQWYRRPGQFTGTLDAFVKIIKTEGVFSLWSGLSPTLVLALPATVVYFTAYEQLRCLMKDRQEVEKSLFYHKPVWLTSLLAGAIARTWAVTVVSPLELIRTKMQSQKLSYREIGVAVRDLVKNRGLQGLWQGLPPSLMRDVPFSALYWATYETYKKSFTSSEITMFQSFIGGALSGMMNHRGRPAQPNSCFKGFTGSKE; translated from the exons ATGAGAGAACATATCTTTGCGTACGTGACAATGGCAAACACCACTCTATTTGACGCAGATGATCAACGCTATCGAATCACTCCTTCCCAACAGATGCTATGTTCTTGTCTCGGTGCCCTAACAACATCTACGCTTG TAACTCCGctggatgtcgtaaaaatccGACTGCAAGCACAACACAGAACAGTAACACCAAACCGCTGCTTCATCTATTGCAATGGCTTAATGGACCATTGTATAGTTTGTGTTAATGGTCAAAGCAAAGCATTAAATAGCTCTATATCAAGAGAACAATGGTACAGACGACCCGGACAATTCACAGGAACATTg GATGCATttgtaaaaattattaaaacaGAAGGTGTTTTTTCTCTATGGAGTGGCCTTTCACCAACTTTAGTTCTTGCATTACCTGCTACTGTGGTATATTTCACTGCTTATGAGCAATTAAGATGTCTAATGAAAGACCGTCAAGAGGTAGAAAAAAGTCTGTTCTACCATAAACCTGTATGGTTAACGTCTCTTCTTGCTGGCGCAATTGCAAGGACATGGGCTGTCACAGTAGTCAGTCCATTGGAATTGATTCGAACTAAAATGCAGTCACAAAAGCTTAGCTATAGAG AAATTGGCGTTGCGGTTCGTGATTTAGTGAAAAATCGGGGCCTTCAAGGATTATGGCAAGGCTTGCCTCCATCCTTGATGAGAGATGTTCCTTTTTCTG CTTTGTACTGGGCTACTTACGAGACGTATAAAAAGTCCTTCACTTCTTCAGAAATAACGATGTTCCAGAGCTTTATTGGAGGAGCATTGTCTGGAATG ATGAATCATCGAGGAAGGCCAGCACAACCAAACAGCTGTTTCAAAGGATTTACCGGCAGCAAGGAATAG
- the LOC116923540 gene encoding uncharacterized protein LOC116923540 isoform X1: protein MQENSSQQDQIVMTPGKRTANSTIIMVERRPMAIKDEKENVHVAGGAHKGIVINKNSVATEDDPTPVQLSLEFCVYLVNAATNIHTKESRQLRFWFKEAVSECEQPKVAQEFFKKLVAPFEFPRDYVGFIKKIMKLMQQDYPTLRKIEVELKQLGQSSQPPPDTAKRGTILLSVGVKGKSSIEVKGMMDQDVSLTEIEVTSTRLLEMIESAYPNPLSVSEMARQTQSETQKVSSLLAELQASGLVKTVNGNESFTRVVRNENKVKVVKQMPKIVKAKQPTIAIITSQYCEKLAVDAMMDDQETFVRYTTVGESNIYTLGNIGQHRVVCTKLPTVGHTREALIASGSTTTRLLGTFQAVEFVILVGVGGGVPHYTDHARHVRLGDVVVSSPIPPKKDIYTYCELEPVKEGQTQMNPVYETKSWAPPTFLLQEISARLKAQVEDDPTQAVWDKYITEGISKLSKDGVNFSRPPEDTDKLYMSLGGSDVIEVTHPTGSSENGRQPGKPVIHLGPIAAGRQVSKDDQLRQDFAARFGILAFDMEYDAVIESVYGNRKDSYLIVRGIADYKDGSRKKDWQPYASLAAAAFTKAVICSMNLSNDD from the exons ATGCAGGAAAATAGTTCACAACAAG ATCAGATAGTTATGACACCAGGGAAGAGGACAGCCAATTCCACCATCATTATGGTGGAAAGACGTCCTATGGCTATTAAAgatgagaaagaaaatgtcCATGTTGCAGGTGGAGCTCATAAGGGGATAGTGATTAATAAAAATTCTGTTGCAACTGAGGATGATCCAACTCCAGTACAACTATCACTTGAGTTTTGTGTATACTTGGTGAATGCTGCCACAAACATCCATACCAAAGAGAGCAGGCAATTGCGATTTTGGTTCAAGGAGGCTGTCTCTGAATGTGAGCAGCCAAAAGTGGCACAGGAATTCTTTAAGAAACTTGTGGCCCCTTTCGAATTTCCAAGAGACTATGTAGGCTTCATTAAGAAGATTATGAAGCTAATGCAACAAGATTACCCTACTCTTCGAAAAATAGAAGTGGAGTTAAAGCAGCTTGGCCAATCAAGTCAACCTCCACCAGATACAG CCAAGCGGGGAACAATACTTTTATCAGTGGGAGTAAAGGGGAAGTCTTCCATAGAGGTTAAAG GTATGATGGACCAGGATGTGAGTTTAACTGAAATTGAAGTCACATCGACTCGTTTGTTGGAAATGATTGAATCGGCGTACCCTAACCCTCTGTCCGTGTCCGAAATGGCCAG GCAAACGCAGAGTGAAACACAGAAGGTATCCTCACTGCTCGCAGAACTTCAAGCTAGTGGTTTGGTGAAAACTGTGAACGGAAACGAGTCTTTCACACGTGTTGTACGCAACGAGAATAAAGTTAAAGTGGTCAAGCAAATGCCCAAAATCGTTAAGGCAAAGCAACCTACCATCGCAATTATTACTTCCCAGTACTGTGAGAAACTTGCAGTAGACGCTATGATGGATGATCAAGAAACTTTTGTACGCTACACTACCGTTG GTGAATCAAATATCTACACGTTAGGTAACATCGGACAGCACAGA GTGGTTTGTACCAAACTTCCCACCGTTGGCCACACACGAGAAGCGTTGATTGCCTCCGGAAGCACAACAACCCGGCTATTAGGAACATTTCAGGCAGTTGAATTCGTGATCTTGGTGGGAGTGGGGGGAGGAGTTCCCCATTACACGGATCATGCACGCCACGTTCGTCTAGGTGATGTGGTTGTTTCTTCGCCCATCCCTCCCAAAAA agatatatatacatactGTGAACTAGAGCCGGTAAAGGAAGGACAAACACAAATGAATCCAGTATATGAGACGAAATCCTGGGCCCCGCCAACTTTCCTCCTCCAAGAAATAAGTGCCCGTTTGAAAGCCCAG GTTGAAGACGATCCGACCCAGGCAGTTTGGGATAAATACATCACAGAAGGAATAAGTAAACTGTCTAAGGATGGCGTCAACTTTTCCCGTCCCCCGGAAGATACTGATAAATTATATATGTCTCTTGGAGGCTCTGACGTGATTGAGGTGACGCACCCGACAGGTTCTTCTGAAAATGG gCGCCAACCAGGAAAGCCAGTCATTCACCTTGGACCAATAGCTGCTGGTCGTCAAGTGAGCAAAGACGATCAGCTCCGACAAGATTTTGCAGCCCGTTTTGGGATCTTAGCGTTCGATATGGAATATGATGCGGTCATTGAAAGTGTCTATGGTAACCGAAAAGATTCTTATTTGATAGTCCGTGGAATAGCTGACTACAAGGATGGTTCaaggaaaaaagattggcAACCGTATGCCTCACTGGCAGCGGCGGCATTCACAAAAGCCGTCATCTGCTCAATGAACCTTTCTAATGATGACTAG
- the LOC116923540 gene encoding uncharacterized protein LOC116923540 isoform X2 has protein sequence MQENSSQQDQIVMTPGKRTANSTIIMVERRPMAIKDEKENVHVAGGAHKGIVINKNSVATEDDPTPVQLSLEFCVYLVNAATNIHTKESRQLRFWFKEAVSECEQPKVAQEFFKKLVAPFEFPRDYVGFIKKIMKLMQQDYPTLRKIEVELKQLGQSSQPPPDTGMMDQDVSLTEIEVTSTRLLEMIESAYPNPLSVSEMARQTQSETQKVSSLLAELQASGLVKTVNGNESFTRVVRNENKVKVVKQMPKIVKAKQPTIAIITSQYCEKLAVDAMMDDQETFVRYTTVGESNIYTLGNIGQHRVVCTKLPTVGHTREALIASGSTTTRLLGTFQAVEFVILVGVGGGVPHYTDHARHVRLGDVVVSSPIPPKKDIYTYCELEPVKEGQTQMNPVYETKSWAPPTFLLQEISARLKAQVEDDPTQAVWDKYITEGISKLSKDGVNFSRPPEDTDKLYMSLGGSDVIEVTHPTGSSENGRQPGKPVIHLGPIAAGRQVSKDDQLRQDFAARFGILAFDMEYDAVIESVYGNRKDSYLIVRGIADYKDGSRKKDWQPYASLAAAAFTKAVICSMNLSNDD, from the exons ATGCAGGAAAATAGTTCACAACAAG ATCAGATAGTTATGACACCAGGGAAGAGGACAGCCAATTCCACCATCATTATGGTGGAAAGACGTCCTATGGCTATTAAAgatgagaaagaaaatgtcCATGTTGCAGGTGGAGCTCATAAGGGGATAGTGATTAATAAAAATTCTGTTGCAACTGAGGATGATCCAACTCCAGTACAACTATCACTTGAGTTTTGTGTATACTTGGTGAATGCTGCCACAAACATCCATACCAAAGAGAGCAGGCAATTGCGATTTTGGTTCAAGGAGGCTGTCTCTGAATGTGAGCAGCCAAAAGTGGCACAGGAATTCTTTAAGAAACTTGTGGCCCCTTTCGAATTTCCAAGAGACTATGTAGGCTTCATTAAGAAGATTATGAAGCTAATGCAACAAGATTACCCTACTCTTCGAAAAATAGAAGTGGAGTTAAAGCAGCTTGGCCAATCAAGTCAACCTCCACCAGATACAG GTATGATGGACCAGGATGTGAGTTTAACTGAAATTGAAGTCACATCGACTCGTTTGTTGGAAATGATTGAATCGGCGTACCCTAACCCTCTGTCCGTGTCCGAAATGGCCAG GCAAACGCAGAGTGAAACACAGAAGGTATCCTCACTGCTCGCAGAACTTCAAGCTAGTGGTTTGGTGAAAACTGTGAACGGAAACGAGTCTTTCACACGTGTTGTACGCAACGAGAATAAAGTTAAAGTGGTCAAGCAAATGCCCAAAATCGTTAAGGCAAAGCAACCTACCATCGCAATTATTACTTCCCAGTACTGTGAGAAACTTGCAGTAGACGCTATGATGGATGATCAAGAAACTTTTGTACGCTACACTACCGTTG GTGAATCAAATATCTACACGTTAGGTAACATCGGACAGCACAGA GTGGTTTGTACCAAACTTCCCACCGTTGGCCACACACGAGAAGCGTTGATTGCCTCCGGAAGCACAACAACCCGGCTATTAGGAACATTTCAGGCAGTTGAATTCGTGATCTTGGTGGGAGTGGGGGGAGGAGTTCCCCATTACACGGATCATGCACGCCACGTTCGTCTAGGTGATGTGGTTGTTTCTTCGCCCATCCCTCCCAAAAA agatatatatacatactGTGAACTAGAGCCGGTAAAGGAAGGACAAACACAAATGAATCCAGTATATGAGACGAAATCCTGGGCCCCGCCAACTTTCCTCCTCCAAGAAATAAGTGCCCGTTTGAAAGCCCAG GTTGAAGACGATCCGACCCAGGCAGTTTGGGATAAATACATCACAGAAGGAATAAGTAAACTGTCTAAGGATGGCGTCAACTTTTCCCGTCCCCCGGAAGATACTGATAAATTATATATGTCTCTTGGAGGCTCTGACGTGATTGAGGTGACGCACCCGACAGGTTCTTCTGAAAATGG gCGCCAACCAGGAAAGCCAGTCATTCACCTTGGACCAATAGCTGCTGGTCGTCAAGTGAGCAAAGACGATCAGCTCCGACAAGATTTTGCAGCCCGTTTTGGGATCTTAGCGTTCGATATGGAATATGATGCGGTCATTGAAAGTGTCTATGGTAACCGAAAAGATTCTTATTTGATAGTCCGTGGAATAGCTGACTACAAGGATGGTTCaaggaaaaaagattggcAACCGTATGCCTCACTGGCAGCGGCGGCATTCACAAAAGCCGTCATCTGCTCAATGAACCTTTCTAATGATGACTAG
- the LOC116923556 gene encoding uncharacterized protein LOC116923556, translating to MRRFVEHVKLKLYRRLFTVISLGVIFLLVSQLSHQNGLKYFYVSSSSKALEEERLLPIAGARNSLREKPIKYAVFCASTPNGASYRSFDYAYNLPLTALAWERIGYKSIVLIIGSRCEWENDPALRLILARLEERRGTTIFIESPLEYRQTLSQAARIFVANMKEFSGNENDYLITTDADLWPLRKEHYIPDPNMDVMLLHWGCCGNFTMNNRTYTMYPMSNIGATVAVWRDVINTNHSLAFDTESILDYLEEMFGDQARSPVIVGEERWFMDQQLVTVRFTEWIEKHGENTVYRVSDEGFYRVDRSCWSEVDSLAPENFTHRFDAHLPSKGYLPIQQSRMEPLIHLMYGKNSWETKWVEKYNQEFLANVDNWIRFRKLG from the coding sequence ATGAGGCGTTTTGTTGAACACGTTAAACTGAAATTATACCGGCGGCTTTTCACGGTAATATCTTTGGGTGTCATCTTCTTACTTGTATCCCAGCTAAGTCATCAAAATGGTTTGAAGTATTTCTACGTCAGCAGTAGCTCAAAAGCCCTCGAAGAAGAACGCTTATTACCAATAGCTGGCGCTAGAAATAGTTTGCGAGAAAAGCCTATCAAATATGCAGTCTTTTGCGCCTCCACTCCTAACGGAGCAAGTTATCGCTCGTTCGACTATGCCTACAATCTGCCGTTGACTGCACTAGCCTGGGAGCGAATAGGTTACAAATCTATTGTCCTCATTATTGGCTCTCGGtgcgaatgggaaaatgatcCGGCTTTGAGACTTATTTTGGCCCGTCTGGAAGAAAGACGAGGAACTACAATCTTCATTGAATCTCCACTTGAATATCGCCAAACGCTTAGCCAAGCAGCCAGAATTTTCGTCGCCAATATGAAGGAGTTCTCTGGTAATGAAAACGATTACTTAATTACTACAGATGCAGACCTTTGGCCATTGCGGAAAGAACATTACATACCCGACCCAAACATGGACGTCATGTTGTTGCACTGGGGATGTTGTGGAAACTTCACAATGAACAACAGAACATACACTATGTATCCAATGAGCAACATTGGGGCTACTGTGGCTGTTTGGCGAGACGTTATAAACACCAATCATTCGTTGGCTTTTGACACTGAAAGTATTCTGGATTACCTCGAGGAAATGTTCGGTGACCAGGCCAGAAGTCCAGTAATTGTTGGCGAGGAAAGGTGGTTCATGGATCAACAGCTGGTCACCGTTCGTTTTACAGAATGGATAGAGAAACATGGAGAAAACACTGTTTACAGGGTATCTGACGAAGGATTCTATCGCGTTGATCGATCTTGCTGGTCGGAAGTTGATTCTTTAGCACCAGAGAACTTCACGCATCGATTTGATGCCCATTTACCTAGCAAAGGCTACCTACCCATCCAGCAATCAAGAATGGAACCGCTAATCCATCTCATGTATGGCAAAAACTCGTGGGAAACTAAATGGGTCGAGAAATACAATCAAGAATTTCTTGCTAATGTTGATAACTGGATAAGATTTCGTAAATTGGGATaa